Below is a genomic region from Ruania alba.
CAACCAACCGGCGAGTTCGCCCCTGCCGAGCCGGCGCCGTCGGCCGGAGCTGTCTGTCGACGACCCTGCGCGCGCGATAGGGACGTTGGTCGACGTCACGCCAGAGCCGCTTCCACCTGCTCGCGAGCGCCGGTCAGTGCCTCCTCCACCGTGATCTCACCGATCAGGGCACGTTCCAGCGCCGGCCGGTAGATCGCCACTGCCGCTGCGGTGGCGGTCGTGGAATGCACACTTCGGTTGTTCTTGGCCGCTTCGGTGAACAGATGAATGTTCGCAGGGCCGGCTCCACCGGGTTCAAGAGCCTCGGCGGCGGTCCTGCTCAGCGGCACACCCACGCGGTTCTGCGCGATCGCCTGACCACCTTCGGGCCCGGTGACGTACTTCAGGAACTCCCAGGCTCCGTCGGGGTTGGCTGCCGCCGTCGGGATCACCATCAAGGCCATCGAGGACTCGCTGAACTGGTTCACGTTGCCCGGGACGGGGGCGATGTCCCACTCGAACTCCGTGACATTCTCGTTGAAGTAACTGGAGACTGACATCGAGGAGAAGAGCATCGCGCACCGGCCACCGACGAATAGCTGCTGCTCGGAGTCGTCCCCAGACACCTCGGCCCATGGAGGCGCCACCTCGTGCACGAGCGCGAGGTCGGCCGCCCATTGCAGCGCTTCAACGCCCTCCGGCTCGGCAAGGGCGAAGGAGCGCCCGTCGGCCGAGAAGATGCCCTCCCCACCATTGTTGACTGCCCAGGTGTTCTCGTACGCAGTATCGGTGACGACGCATGCGCCCCACGTGTCACCTTCGGTGAGCGCGCGGGCAGTCTCCAGGAAGTCCTCCCAGGTCCAGCCGTCAGATGTCCAGGACGTAGGCGGGAGCGGTACGCCCTTCTCCTCGAACAGCGTCTTGTTGTAATAGATGACTCGGGGCAGCGCTCCGATGGCCAAGCCCGCCCGGCCGTTCGGCAGTGCCGTGAAGTCGAGCACGCCTTCGAAGTAGTCCGAGGTGTCCACGCCTGACTCAGACAGGTAGGGCTCGATGTCGAGGATCGACTCCTTGTCCGACATCTCCCGGAGGAAGTCGTCATTGAGGCGCATCAGGTCCGGTGGCGAACCACCTGCGATCAGGGTGCGGAACCGGGTCTGGTAGTCGTCGAAGGGCACCGAGGCCTGCGGAGTTACAGTCAGCCCGCTGGCTGCCTCGAAGTCGGTCTTGATCTGCCCGAAGACGAGATCGTTGAGGCCGTCCGACCAGCCGGCACCGGTGATCTCGTCAGGACCACTCTCGGCACTGCCGCCGGCGCAGCTCGCTAGGAGGAAGCCTCCCGCCGCACCTG
It encodes:
- a CDS encoding ABC transporter substrate-binding protein codes for the protein MNTNPILNRRNFLVAGAGAAGGFLLASCAGGSAESGPDEITGAGWSDGLNDLVFGQIKTDFEAASGLTVTPQASVPFDDYQTRFRTLIAGGSPPDLMRLNDDFLREMSDKESILDIEPYLSESGVDTSDYFEGVLDFTALPNGRAGLAIGALPRVIYYNKTLFEEKGVPLPPTSWTSDGWTWEDFLETARALTEGDTWGACVVTDTAYENTWAVNNGGEGIFSADGRSFALAEPEGVEALQWAADLALVHEVAPPWAEVSGDDSEQQLFVGGRCAMLFSSMSVSSYFNENVTEFEWDIAPVPGNVNQFSESSMALMVIPTAAANPDGAWEFLKYVTGPEGGQAIAQNRVGVPLSRTAAEALEPGGAGPANIHLFTEAAKNNRSVHSTTATAAAVAIYRPALERALIGEITVEEALTGAREQVEAALA